From the genome of Oxyura jamaicensis isolate SHBP4307 breed ruddy duck chromosome 2, BPBGC_Ojam_1.0, whole genome shotgun sequence, one region includes:
- the LOC118162575 gene encoding 40S ribosomal protein SA, giving the protein MSGGLDVLQMKEEDVLKFLAAGTHLGGTNLDFQMEQYIYKRKSDGIYIINLKRTWEKLLLAARAIVAIENPADVSVISSRNTGQRAVLKFAAATGATPIAGRFTPGTFTNQIQAAFREPRLLVVTDPRADHQPLTEASYVNIPTIALCNTDSPLRYVDIAIPCNNKGAHSVGLMWWMLAREVLRMRGTISREHPWEVMPDLYFYRDPEEIEKEEQAAAEKAVTKEEFQTEWTAPAPEFTAPPQPEVADWSEGVQVPSVPIQQFPTEDWSAQPATEDWSAAPTAQATEWVGTATEWS; this is encoded by the exons ATGTCCGGAGGTCTCGATGTCCTGCAGATGAAGGAGGAGGATGTCCTCAAATTCCTCGCTGCCGGGACCCACCTGGGAGGCACTAACCTTGACTTTCAGATGGAGCAGTACATCTATAAGAGGAAAAGCGATG GTATTTACATCATCAATCTGAAGAGGACCTGGGAAAAACTTCTCCTGGCAGCCCGTGCCATTGTTGCTATTGAGAACCCAGCTGATGTGAGCGTCATCTCTTCCAGGAATACTGGACAG CGTGCTGTTCTGAAGTTTGCTGCTGCCACTGGGGCTACTCCTATTGCTGGACGCTTCACCCCTGGTACCTTCACAAATCAGATCCAGGCAGCTTTCCGTGAGCCACGACTCCTGGTTGTTACGGACCCCCGGGCTGATCATCAGCCACTGACAGAGGCATCTTATGTCAACATCCCCACCATTGCACTGTGCAACACTGACTCCCCACTGCGCTATGTGGATATTGCCATCCCCTGCAACAATAAG GGAGCCCACTCAGTAGGTCTGATGTGGTGGATGCTGGCTCGGGAGGTCCTGCGCATGCGTGGTACCATCTCCCGTGAACACCCATGGGAAGTCATGCCTGACTTGTACTTCTACAGGGATCCTGAGGAG ATTGAGAAggaggagcaggctgctgctgaaaaagcCGTTACAAAGGAAGAGTTCCAAACTGAAtggacagccccagctcctgaattcactgctcctcctcagcctgAGGTTGCAGATTGGTCTGAGGGAGTGCAGGTCCCATCTGTGCCAATCCAGCAGTTCCCCACAG AGGACTGGAGTGCCCAGCCTGCCACTGAGGACTGGTCAGCAGCTCCCACTGCCCAGGCAACGGAGTGGGTTGGGACTGCCACGGAGTGGTCTTAA